A window of Piliocolobus tephrosceles isolate RC106 unplaced genomic scaffold, ASM277652v3 unscaffolded_18662, whole genome shotgun sequence genomic DNA:
ATAGTATTAAGTCGGTACAAACATAAACTaaactcaaatttattttaagtacttgcattaaattgaataaaaaatcACCACTTTTTAATGCATCACATGCAGTTATTGTTGCAGGTACAGAAGTAACATATATGATGAGCCCTCTAGCTAAATAAAAAACACCCATCATATACAGAAAAcgacaaataatagaaaatgacaaatatataCTGTTAAATATAAGTAACACtataaatgacaataataaaataatcattaataGATTGATACGGTCATATGAAATCCACGTAGGTGGATTTATTAATATATCATGTATACGGTCTTTTAAGGGTGGAATAGTTGGGATATAGTAAGAATCACTATATATCATAAAAAAACCTTGTATAactatagaaagaataaaaaataataatgctaatataaattttttaaataatattttaaataaaatccatcTTGTTAAATCATTTGTATTACTTACTTTTGTGATCTTTGATGTACACACATCATCTAATTCCATATCAACTGTTAACGCATAACTATCATTAacgtttttaatgtttttacattCCATAGATGTTTCTGACCCTTCATGTTTCATATCAACCAGGAAATTCTGTAATgtcattctgtttatttttcttgtgtctacttttttcttgttttatttgttgttttatttgttgttttatttgttggtttataTCTTGGTTTATATCTTGGTTTATATCTTGGTTTATATCTTggtttatatgtttttttctttgttatctaTTTTCATGTTCTATTTATTGTctaatttattgcatattttaatCCCTATTTGATTgtcttattttatagtttatgcGCAACTAgcgttttatttaatttttttcaatcttttttttttttttggaaacataaGAAGGTATATATATAAGTTGACAAAACTTaactttgatatattttattaccggtgtaaacagaaaaaaggaacaaacaaaaacaagaacaaaaacaaacaaaaacaagaacaaacaaaaacaagaacaagaacaaacaaaaacaagaacaaacaaaaaacaagaacaaacaaaaaacaagaacaaacaaaaaacaagaacaaacaaaaaacaagaacaaacaaaaaacaaaagaattaataATATGTTTGTTACCTATTACATTTAtaacagctttttcttttttttttttctttctgagctgtttacatatatatataagttatGCGTAGTTATGTGCTTATACtcttttaacacattttatttattaattattataaaagtaCATGTCG
This region includes:
- the LOC116418609 gene encoding uncharacterized protein LOC116418609, which codes for MTLQNFLVDMKHEGSETSMECKNIKNVNDSYALTVDMELDDVCTSKITKVSNTNDLTRWILFKILFKKFILALLFFILSIVIQGFFMIYSDSYYIPTIPPLKDRIHDILINPPTWISYDRINLLMIILLLSFIVLLIFNSIYLSFSIICRFLYMMGVFYLARGLIIYVTSVPATITACDALKSGDFLFNLMQVLKINLSLVYVCTDLILSGHSYSVTIFLLFSLYYTNNIWLKIFIFILSLSVYAFLIIGFIHYTSDVLLGFIFGLFIFTFYHIMIDIYLHYYIINKQFDVKHISNNNNNNNNNNNNSNSNSNTIAKPFFMRVFFVRMFLKIIPFLDGLNYIIDYAMDKNNNKTAFCTCEKKNENCDNSFIYFSESKHEEKMSININDHIYXIYTGDGTYNISLFKFITHFKTL